ATTTGAAGGTTTTGTCACAATTCTTCCACGTCGAGGTGTCCAGGTCAACCAGTTGACACTCAAAGATGTAAAAAACGCTTACGCTCTGATTGGAGCTCTTGAATCTGCAATTGTATACCAGTGTTTTGAGGAGTTCACTGCAGAACACATTTCCCGACTGGAAGAACTCAATGCAAAAATGCTGGAACTGATCAAGGCAAATAATTTTGAGTGCTATTTCAAATCTAATCTCGCTTTTCACAATGTTTTCATAGATCTGTCCGACAATGAACTGATAAAAAAAACAATCCTTCCTGCCAAAAAACGCCTCTATGAATTTCCAACAAAAATTTATATAAGCGAATGGGAAGAACGAAACTGCGCGGAACATCAACAACTTATTGATTGTATCAAGGAAGGAGACAGGAATGGTGCAGCCTCGGTTCTCCGTGATGTTCACTGGTCTTACGATGCCCAGGAAGAGTATATTATCCGGTTTCACGCCATGCGTGGAGAAGAAATCGACCAGGAATACGCAAACAGAGATAAATGACTTTTATCTCCATTCTCTTAATCTCAATCTCTGTTTTTGCCCATGTCCTGTGGAATCTTCTGAGTAAACAGCAAAACCCTACCGGTGCTTTTTTTCTTCTGGCTACAACCGCAGCCGTGCTGTGTCTTCTCCCGGGATTTTGGATTTTCCGGGAAGGCTTTATTCAGATATCTCCCCTGGTATGGTTTTTTGTCTTTATTACCGGCTTGTTCCAGGCTATTTATTATATTGGTCTGGCAGCGGCTTATCGACAAGGTGATATGTCACTGGCCTATCCATTGGTACGTGCAATCCCCGTTTTATTAATAACAATCTGCAATTTTATCTTCGGAAGAGGTGAACAGATCGGAGAAGCAGGCCTTGCAGGTATCCTGATAGTGGCTTTCGGCTGCCTTATTTTACCCATGCAGGAATTCAACAGTCTCAGCATACGAAACTACCTGTCAAAATGCTACCTTTTCTCTGTTTTTGCGGCCATTGGTACCTGTGGATACACCCTGGTTGATGACGAAGCCCTTCGACAGCTCAGACATACACTGCAACACGCTTTCAGCACCACGCAAATAACCCTTTTTTATATTCTCCTGCAGACGTTCAGTACATGGATAGCCCTGCTGCTCTTTGTCTCGGTCAGTAAAACTGAACGTCGACAACTGCAGAAGGTCTGGTTCCAGGCCAGAAGACAGGCTGTAATGTCGGGGATAATTATCACCTCCGCGTACGGCCTGGTCCTTGCTTCAATGGCCTATGTGTCCAATGTCAGTTATGTAGCTGCCTTCCGTCAGCTCTCTATTCCCCTGGGAGCCGTAATTGCCATTTTTGCATTTAAAGAACCAGCCCAGATTCCAAAACTCACCGGAATTTCAATTGTTTTCGGCGGACTGATTCTCGTTGCTCTCGGTTAATTCAATTGAACTGTATTTCATTTGTTTAAATAAAATTCGTAATGCTACATGTATTTTTACGGTATTGTAAAATATTTACCTCCGT
The DNA window shown above is from Desulfomarina profundi and carries:
- a CDS encoding GntR family transcriptional regulator, which gives rise to MDNQIKNSEKAVIDSRKILTARIPLIINGLPSVFQTATIKFQQPARQIVLSWNNIEENLQMDQKLNVTSLSKQVYDYLHEQMNKGAVLPGSTINIAKFAKQLGISKTPLRDALIHLEFEGFVTILPRRGVQVNQLTLKDVKNAYALIGALESAIVYQCFEEFTAEHISRLEELNAKMLELIKANNFECYFKSNLAFHNVFIDLSDNELIKKTILPAKKRLYEFPTKIYISEWEERNCAEHQQLIDCIKEGDRNGAASVLRDVHWSYDAQEEYIIRFHAMRGEEIDQEYANRDK